Proteins encoded by one window of Haematobia irritans isolate KBUSLIRL chromosome 2, ASM5000362v1, whole genome shotgun sequence:
- the LOC142226100 gene encoding uncharacterized protein LOC142226100 gives MLKSTNAAELSKPFKCGEIFCISQPDVFQVSCFLCNEEVDFYQFVDHFQNFHSTLAEDIVSVVGINDIIKEDPEYDDLKQEHFEDAVCDQIDEEDVIPEWTYESTGSNNNLKDGRDEDVCDDYSTGMESATVSTQIEIVRDAQDDLSSSQIEMEILEQLHDDLNGMSSNNANKEANVKPSASDDDDDWGDNLEQGESTQKDLDNNVFDPNRYYCHICERTYCSEGSLKKHRYKYHKNENSRKINYTYKFKCDQCDEAFRNSRDLRGHMYKHTGIICDICDKSFTQLAALKAHKIRHTGVKDYKCKECGKEFFNKISLNEHVKGHVLPVVCEVCGKRFRNSTLLRDHMLRHRGEKPFKCDICEKRFFAKHNLKLHMVSHSDDRPFPCDLCGVKFKSKKTMKMHRVTHSKNCRYACKLCDRAFHQSNSLTSHMRTHKAVDDTNDTPNPWSTYHSKESMHIGTDTQYTNIERIVYVRELDDNKDSE, from the exons ATGTTGAAGTCAACTAATGCAGCAGAACTATCCAAGCCTTTTAAATGCGGGGAAATATTTTGCATATCACAACCTGATGTTTTCCAAGTGTCTTGCTTTCTTTGTAACGAAGAAGTTGATTTCTACCAATTTGTCGACCACTTCCAAAACTTCCATTCAACATTGGCGGAAGATATTGTTAGTGTTGTTGGCATAAATGACATTATTAAAGAAGACCCAGAATATGATGACCTCAAACAAGAACATTTTGAGGATGCCGTGTGTGACCAGATTGATGAAGAAGATGTTATACCAGAATGGACATATGAATCAACGGGAAGTAATAACAACTTAAAGGATGGAAGGGATGAAGATGTTTGTGATGATTACAGTACGGGAATGGAATCTGCCACAGTGTCAACACAAATTGAAATAGTTCGTGATGCACAAGACGATTTAAGTTCCTCTCAAATTGAAATGGAAATACTCGAACAACTACATGATGATTTGAATGGTATGTCTAGCAATAATGCAAATAAAGAAGCGAATGTGAAACCAAGTGCgagtgatgatgacgatgattggGGAGATAATTTGGAACAAGGTGAAAGTACACAAAAGGAT CTTGATAACAATGTTTTCGATCCGAATCGATATTATTGTCATATATGCGAACGTACCTACTGCTCTGAAGGAAGTTTGAAGAAACATCGATATAAGTATCACAAGAATGAAAATAGTAGAAAAATCAATTACACCTACAAATTCAAATGCGACCAATGTGATGAAGCTTTTCGAAATAGTCGCGATCTTCGTGGACATATGTATAAACACACTGGTATAATTTGTGATATTTGTGACAAATCCTTCACTCAACTTGCTGCTCTGAAAGCACATAAAATACGGCATACGGGTGTAAAAGACTACAAATGTAAAGAGTGTGGCAAAGAGTTCTTTAACAAAATATCCCTCAACGAACATGTGAAAGGCCATGTTTTGCCAGTTGTTTGTGAGGTTTGTGGCAAAAGATTTAGAAATAGCACGCTATTGAGGGACCATATGCTGCGCCATCGTGGTGAGAAACCATTTAAATGTGATATATGTGAAAAGCGCTTCTTTGCCAAGCATAACTTAAAGTTGCATATGGTGTCTCATTCTGATGATCGGCCATTTCCATGTGATCTTTGTGGAGTGAAATTTAAGAGTAAAAAAACCATGAAAATGCATAGAGTTACACACTCAAAGAACTGTAGATATGCATGTAAGTTATGTGATAGAGCTTTCCATCAATCGAATAGTTTAACTTCTCATATGCGAACACATAAAGCAGTGGATGATACGAACGATACACCAAATCCATGGAGTACTTACCATTCGAAGGAGTCAATGCATATTGGAACTGATACACAATATACAAATATAGAACGTATAGTATATGTAAGGGAACTTGATGATAATAAAGATTctgaataa
- the EMC5 gene encoding ER membrane protein complex subunit 5, producing the protein MTNTIVNKFLLVAGFASLLHAAYSAAHYRTYLRLIEQEFTKLPLDIVVQIVVSLILVIYNVIQIVGNFKEIRATVDMQAKSWDTLGNFPSFYSFNHRGRALSATYVPEEESFEGSSKSKLDLNS; encoded by the exons ATGACTAATACGATTGTAAACAAATTTCTTCTAGTTGCCGGTTTTGCCAGTCTCTTACATGCCGCATACTCAGCTGCACATT ATCGCACATATTTACGTTTAATCGaacaggaattcacaaaattgcCTTTAGAT ATAGTGGTGCAGATAGTGGTGAGCTTGATATTGGTAATTTATAATGTTATACAAATCGTGGGTAACTTTAAGGAGATACGAGCCACAGTTGatatgcaagccaaatcttgggatactCTAGGCAATTTCCCGTCGTTCTATTCATTCAATCATCGCGGCCGTGCCCTGTCAGCAACATACGTCCCAGAAGAAGAATCTTTCGAGGGTAGTAGTAAATCCAAGTTGGATCTCAACTCATAA